From the genome of Terriglobia bacterium:
ACTTGTTGGTGCGGGCGGACTCGTGCTCCTCGATGTGGCGCGGCAGCGGGAGTTGAACGAGGATGCCGTGGAATTCGGGTGAGGTGCTGAGGCGGGCGACTTCGTTCTTGAGGGAGTCGGCATCGATGTCATCGGGGAACAGCCGTAGCTGCGCGTTCATGCCGAGTTTGGCGCAGGCCTCGATCTTCTTCTTTATATAGCGCTCGGAGGCGGCGTTATAGCCGACCTGGACGATGGCGAGCGAGGGGACAACCTTGTATTTGGCGATGAATTCGGGGACTTCCGCGCGCAGGTGAGCCTGGATTTCTTCCGCGACGGGCTTGCCGTACATGAGCACGGCGGAATGCTGGGTGGACAAAGGGAGTTTCTCCTGGGTGGGGACAGATCAGTTTATCAGGAAGGAAACCACGAAGGCACGAGGGCACTAAGGATCAGGAGTTGCTTCTGGCGTCGCGCATTCGCGCGACGAGAGGAACACTGCGATTCGTTTTCCCCGCACTCACGTGGGCTGCATTCTCGGACCAAGCTCAGGCGCTGAAGGTGACCTCGACGAGGGTGATGTCGTCGTTCTGGGCGGCGGAGCCGCGGAAGTTGGCGACCTGTTCCATGATGTTGGTGAAGGCGTCATCGCACTGGCAGGCGCCTTCGAGGCGCTCTTCACCGAAGAGATCATCAACGGGGTTTTCGGCCTCGGTGATTCCGTCGCTCACGACGATGAAGCGGTCGCCCGGTTTGAGTTGGCCTGTGTGCATCTCGAAATCAGCGATCGGAATAAGCCCTACGGGCATGGACCCCTCTTCCCAGCGCTCGATGGATTTGTCGGGCTGGATACGGACCGGTGGGACGTGGCCGCAGCGAATCCATTCCATGTTGCCGTCGGGATGAATACGCCCTAGAAAGAAGGTGGCGTACTTGCCGCCGAGATCGCGGGAGCAAAGGAACTGGTTAATCGCGCTAGCGGCATCCGCGAGCGTGCGCTCTTCCATCAGTTGCGAATAGATGAGGCCTTGCAAGATGGCAGCGAGCAAAGCCGCAGAGACACCTTTGCCGCTCACGTCGGCGAGGACGATGTTGAGCTTGCCATTGATGTAGAGCACGTCGTAGAAGTCTCCGCCGATTTCGCGGCAGGAAACGTTTCGAGCCCGCACGCGCGCGAAAGGCACATCAGGCAGGCGTGCGGGCATGAGGCCCTGCTGAATGCCGGCGGCGATGGAAAGCTCCTGCTGGTAGCGGCGGCGGGCTTCTTCGGCCTGCATGAGGACCGCGTTTTCGAGCAGCATCGCGGCTTCGCCGGCAATGGCCTTTAGGATCTGGTGATCGACTTTGGAGAGGTCGCCGGAGATGAATTGGCTGTCGAGATAGAGAACGCCGCGGATTTCGCTGCTCTGCGGGCCTTCGCGATTCTGCTGTACGGTCATGCGTAGCGGGACGGAGATCACGGAGCGCAGATCGTGGGCAACGATCGATTGGCGCGCGGCCATGTCGCTGAGCTTGGTGGTGTCGGCGACGATGAACTCGTCTGCCGATGAAACGGTGTCGCGCAGTATGGAATGCGAGATGCCCTTGTCCGTGGTGATGGGCTCTTTCTTGTTGTTACGGCCGACTGCCAGTTTCATCTCGCCGCCTTCGGCATCGCGCAGGAAGACGAATCCCCGCTCGGCACCGGTCAGGGCGAGGCAGGTGTCGAGCAGTACGCTCAGGACATCGGTGAGGACGTTTGAGGAACTGAGGGCACGGGCGGCTTCGAGGAAGAGCGTGAGCTTTTCGAGTTCCGAACTCTTGCTGTTCGTCGGGACATGGATCTGGCTGAGGAGTTCGAGGACCTGCTGGTTGCTGGCGCTGGCGGTCTGCAGCGCGGCGGTTACGCTCGGGCCGAACTGGATGTGGTCGCCAGGGTGGATCTCGATGCGGCCATTGATGCGCTGTCCATTGACGTAGGTTCCGTGACGGCTGCCCTCGTCTTCGATGAAATAGATCCCTTCCTCGCAACTAAACCTGGCGTGGTCGCGCGAGACGCGAGCGTCCTTGAGGACGATGTCCTTTTCGGGTTTGCGGCCTACAGTGACGGGGAAGCGCTCAAGCGGTACGGTGTGCTCGTCAAGGCCATCGCGCAGATGGAGTACGAGGCCGGGCGAGAGCTTCGAGGTCGATTTGGCGGATAGTCCAATTGAGCTTTGCACGGTCGGTTCGAAAGAAGTAGCAGGATTGTAGTCCAAAAGCGGGGGTTTGGGACAGGGGGAAGAATGCAAGGCAAGGGGTGGAGGGAAAAGGGGAAAAACGAGTTGCGGGAGATGGACACCGAGGCGGCGCTGGCGGCCTGGATACCGGCGGCACGTTTCGGCACACCATCTTAGACCAGAATTCCGTTGACGAATACCAATACGTCAGGCAATGTTCTGCGAACACAAAGCAGGGGGGTGTGGGGTGACAACAGCGGCGGCCGCAGTGCAGAGGCAGCGAACCCAGTGGCATGTTCGCGGATCGTGGAGCACACGGGAGGACCGGAAAGCCTCGGTGGTCTGGCTCGGAATTCTATGGGTGGGGATGATCGCAGGATTCGGCGTGGATATCTCGCGCTATTTGCACGAGAAACCCACACCGCCGATGGTTGTAAATGTACACGCTGCGGTATTCGTAATCTGGCTCTTCGTGATAACGGCGCAGGTGCTACTGGTTGAGAGCGATCATGTCGCCTGGCATCGAAAGCTGGGCTGGTTCGCCGCGGGATGGGCCTGCCTTATGGCGGTCATGGGACCGTGGGCGGCAATGGCATCGCAGATAGTGGATCTGCACACACCGGCAAGTGATCCGCCATTTATTTCGGTGAACATCGTTGACATCGGCGGGTTTCTCATTTTGCTGGCGTGGGGGCTTACGCTCAGGAAGAATCCGGCTGCACACCGGAGAATGATGATACTTTCTACGGTCGCGCTGGCCGACCCGGGATTCGCGCGGTTCACAGGGAATCTCGTTCCCCAGCCAACATCCGCGATTCCCTGGTTCTTCTACATGTTTTATGGAAATGTGCTGTTGATCCTGCTTATGGCTGGGTGGGATTGGTGGCGCGGGCGACTGATGCGTCCCTTCGCGATCGGAGCAACGGCTCTGCTGACAGCGATGTTCGTTGCCTCACTGCTGTACTTCTGGGGACCGTGGAGGGTGCTCACGACCGGATGGGTGCAGGCTTTAGCGAGAATCTAGATCACCCAAACGACCGCGGACCGGGCGATATGAAGAACAGAAATGCAAGGGTGACAACAACAGCCCGGCGAGTTTGCTCGCCTGCCCTGACGACCACCACCAACGCGGTTCGCGTGGATCCCGATGAGGGCGTCTGGGCCAACATTAAGACGGGCATCGTGGCGGGCGCGTCGCCGGTGCTCCTATAACTCTATCGTCGCGGGCGGGTTGATTTCGTAGGGTTGTTGGCCACGGCGGAAGATGCGGGCGGCGCGGCCCTTGAGCCAGATTTCGCCGTTCTGCACACGCAGGTAACTCCCTTCACGGATCGCAACGACCGGGGTTTCGTTTTCCTCCAGATATTGCAACAGGCGTTCCTCGCGGGTCTCGCCCATATGGGTGGAGGCCGGGTCGGGGTCGAGGTAGTGCGGATTGATCTGGTAAGGAAAAAGGTTAAGCGCGGCGAGCGATGGTGGTTCGACTATTGGCATGTCGTTGGTTGTGCGGATTGTGGGGCCGGCGACGTTCGATCCGGCGCTGGCGCCCATGTAGGGCATGCCTGCGACAACGCGTTCGCGGATGGGATCGAGGAGTTGCAGGTCGTAAAGGGCTTTGAGGAGGCGGAAGGTGTTGCCGCCGCCGATAAAGATAGCTTGGGCATCGGAAACCGCGCGGCAAGAGTTGGCGGCGGTGTGGATTGAAGTCAGGTCAAGGCCCATCAGGATGAAGCGCTCGCGGGCTTTGGAAAAATACGCTTCGTAGTCGGCGAGGGCATACGGTACGAAAAGAACCCGGTCGACCCCGCGGAAGTGATCGCGGATTTCGGATTCTGCATGGTCAAGATAGCCGGTACCGGCGACCGTGGAACTGGAGATCAGGAGCAGGCGGTAGGTGGTGGGAATCATGGCGGAATGATTGTACGGCGCGAAACCGAAGAACAGAAGAAGGCGAACGGCAAAACCGGAAAACGGCAAAACGAAAACCGAAACCCCGAAGCAAACTACAAAAGCAATGACGATGCGACTTTGCGCTCGCCTGCGAAAACATTGCGTGGCAGTTCTGAAGATCGACATCTACAATGCGGGGCATGAGAAAAGCACTGATACTGGCGTTTTTGTTTTTTGCTACGTGCGCGGTGGCGGCGACGCCCCGGACTATGCGGGTGGACTACTACCACACGGGAAATAGCTCGACGGAGATGTTCAGCCTGGATGAGGTGGTAATTGAGCCGCTGCCGTGGCCGGGAAATCCGGACAAGCCGATCGATGATACGAACCTCGGGAAGTATTACTTCGAGGTGCGGGATCGGGCGACGAACAATTTGCTGTATTCGCGTGGGTTCTCGTCGATTTATGGCGAGTGGGAGACGACAGACGAGGCGAAGAAGATGAATCGCACCTTTAGCGAGTCGCTGCGATTCCCGGCGCCGGAGAAACCGGTGCAGATCATCTTGAAGAAGCGAGACAAGGAGAATACTTTCCGCGAGGTCTGGTCGCTGAATATCGATCCGAAAAACATGTTCGTGAACACGGCGAAACCGCCCGAGGTTGGGGCAGTGGTCGAGATTGAGAAGCATGGCGACCCGGCGAATAAGGTCGATTTCCTGATTCTTGGGGACGGGTACACGGCGGCGGAGCGCGGGAAGTGCGAGAAGGACGCGCATCGGTTGACAGAGATTCTGTTCGCGACGGAGCCGTTCAAGTCGCGGCGAACGGATTTCAACGTGTGGGCGATTTGCGCGGCGTCGCAGGACTCGGGGATTTCGCGGCCTTCCACGGGTGTGCATCACCGGACGGCGATCGGGGCGAGCTATGACGCGTTCGGTTCCGAGCGATACGTGCTCACTTTCGAGAACAAGAAGTTCCGCGAGGTTGCGTCGTGGGCGCCATATGAATTTGTGGAAATATTGGCGAACAACAATACATATGGAGGTGGCGGAATCTTCAATTTGTACAGTACGGTGGCGGCGGACAGCTTATGGGCACCTTATGTGTTTGTGCACGAGTTCGGGCATCATTTCGCGGGACTGGCGGATGAGTACTACACATCCGATGTGGCATATGAGTCGCCGACGGAAAAGGTGGAGCCTTGGGAGCCGAATGCGACGGCGTTGTTGAATCCGGAGTTGCTGAAGTGGAAGAGTTATGTGACGCATGGGGTGCCGATTCCGACGCCGTGGAGCAAGACGGAGTTTGAGAATTACGAGCGGGATATCCAGAAGCGCCGGCGGGAATTGCGGAAGGAAAACCGGCCGGAGTCGGAGATGGATGCGCTCTTCAAGGAAGAGAAGGCGCACGAGGACAAGATGTTCGCGGAGGAGAAGTATGCCGGGAAAGTCGGTGCATTCGAGGGGGCGAACTATGAGGCGAGGGGGTACTACCGGCCGGAGGTGAATTGCATCATGTTTACCCGGACGAATTACTTCTGCAAAGTGTGCCAAGGTGCCATAGACAGGGTTATTGACCTGTATTCGAAACCGTAAGCTGTTGATTCGGTGGCATTTAGTCTAGACCAGAAGGGACTAAGGGGCGCTCCGTGACATATATAGAGGATGCGCCCTTTTTGTTCCGGAAACGGAACAAAAAGCAGCTTGTCGAAAAAAAGTGGGAATTGACTGTTACTGTGGCCTGAACCGGGGCCACAGTGATGGACACAGCAAGGCCAATTCGATTTCGGTTTGGGCCGTTTGAACTCGACGTTACTACCGAAGAGGTTTTCGAGCACGGCGAGCCTGTATCTCTCCAGAGCAAACCCTTCCAATTTCTGGTGATGCTTCTCCAGCACCAGGGCTCGTTGGTGACGCGCGAGGAGATGTCGCATGTACTGTGGCCCGACATCTATGTCCAGGTTAACCAAGGCTTGAATGCAGCGGCGCGCAAGGTGCGTATTGCGCTCAAGGATGAGTTCGCAACCCCAATGTATTTCGAAACGGTTGGCAGTGACGGATACAGGTTTGTCCACCCGGTCGAGGTGCTTGCGTGGTCGCAGTGTGAGGAGACGAAAGAGGAGCAACTATCCCGGATAGCAGTGATTCCGTTGCAGGTGGAAGAGAACGAAGAAGAGGCTCTTGGAAATGGTTTTGCGGGCGAGTTGATCTCGATGCTGGGGAGTTTACATCCACGGTTGAAGGTCGTCGCGCCAACGTCTGTGCAAGGCTATTGCGGGACCCATGTCTCTGCGCG
Proteins encoded in this window:
- the pepE gene encoding dipeptidase PepE, which translates into the protein MPFSGFAVRLLLFFGFAPYNHSAMIPTTYRLLLISSSTVAGTGYLDHAESEIRDHFRGVDRVLFVPYALADYEAYFSKARERFILMGLDLTSIHTAANSCRAVSDAQAIFIGGGNTFRLLKALYDLQLLDPIRERVVAGMPYMGASAGSNVAGPTIRTTNDMPIVEPPSLAALNLFPYQINPHYLDPDPASTHMGETREERLLQYLEENETPVVAIREGSYLRVQNGEIWLKGRAARIFRRGQQPYEINPPATIEL
- a CDS encoding IgA Peptidase M64 is translated as MRKALILAFLFFATCAVAATPRTMRVDYYHTGNSSTEMFSLDEVVIEPLPWPGNPDKPIDDTNLGKYYFEVRDRATNNLLYSRGFSSIYGEWETTDEAKKMNRTFSESLRFPAPEKPVQIILKKRDKENTFREVWSLNIDPKNMFVNTAKPPEVGAVVEIEKHGDPANKVDFLILGDGYTAAERGKCEKDAHRLTEILFATEPFKSRRTDFNVWAICAASQDSGISRPSTGVHHRTAIGASYDAFGSERYVLTFENKKFREVASWAPYEFVEILANNNTYGGGGIFNLYSTVAADSLWAPYVFVHEFGHHFAGLADEYYTSDVAYESPTEKVEPWEPNATALLNPELLKWKSYVTHGVPIPTPWSKTEFENYERDIQKRRRELRKENRPESEMDALFKEEKAHEDKMFAEEKYAGKVGAFEGANYEARGYYRPEVNCIMFTRTNYFCKVCQGAIDRVIDLYSKP
- a CDS encoding SpoIIE family protein phosphatase, whose protein sequence is MQSSIGLSAKSTSKLSPGLVLHLRDGLDEHTVPLERFPVTVGRKPEKDIVLKDARVSRDHARFSCEEGIYFIEDEGSRHGTYVNGQRINGRIEIHPGDHIQFGPSVTAALQTASASNQQVLELLSQIHVPTNSKSSELEKLTLFLEAARALSSSNVLTDVLSVLLDTCLALTGAERGFVFLRDAEGGEMKLAVGRNNKKEPITTDKGISHSILRDTVSSADEFIVADTTKLSDMAARQSIVAHDLRSVISVPLRMTVQQNREGPQSSEIRGVLYLDSQFISGDLSKVDHQILKAIAGEAAMLLENAVLMQAEEARRRYQQELSIAAGIQQGLMPARLPDVPFARVRARNVSCREIGGDFYDVLYINGKLNIVLADVSGKGVSAALLAAILQGLIYSQLMEERTLADAASAINQFLCSRDLGGKYATFFLGRIHPDGNMEWIRCGHVPPVRIQPDKSIERWEEGSMPVGLIPIADFEMHTGQLKPGDRFIVVSDGITEAENPVDDLFGEERLEGACQCDDAFTNIMEQVANFRGSAAQNDDITLVEVTFSA